The DNA region TTCTCAGTCCAGATGAATGTGTTTTGGGGTGACAAAATCACAGTCCGTTGACACGATCGCTGGGGTCTCTCTTCTCCTGCTCGTTCACCTCAGACTCACCTACAAGAACTTTACGCTACCTCGTAGCGGTCTTCACACACTCTGCCGTATCCACGCCTCGCACGGGCGCAGCCGCGCCGGCACCACCGCGCACATCCCGGGCGTCGGGCTCTTCATTGAGCTCTCCAATCAGCGGGGCCATCTTCCGAGCGCCTTTCGGATGCTCGGCAAGGCCTCGATGGCCGCCTGTTCCCCACGAGCGATGAGCTCGCGCGCCTCCCAGAACTCGATCCCCGTCGCAAACGATACGTCCGGCTCGATCACTACTTCCGCCTCACCCCGCCTGAACTCGAACAACCTCATCTGCATGATGTCCAGTGTGTTCAGGACTATGTCAGCCGTGCGGGGCTTCTCCACGTGCTTGCGCTCAAGTTTCGGCAACACGCTCACGGCCACTGCGACCGCTGACCTGTCGAGGACGCGGATCTGATCAACGGGCACTGGGTTCACCACGCCCCCATCCACAAGCATTCTCCCGCCGAGCTGCACAGGAACGAACACGACCGGAATCGAGATGCTGGCGCGTATGGCGTCGACGACGTCTCCGTCCCTGAGGATCGTCTCTTCTCCGGTGAGGACGTCCGCCGCGACCACGGCAAGCGGGATCTTGAGTTCTGAGAATCGAACGTTGCCGATGAAAGAGCGCAGCAGATCCTGTATTCTCTTCCCTACTATGAAGCCTTGTCTCGGGGGGATGGGGTCTATCCACGCAAGCACGGACCGTTTCGTCACGGCGAGCGCGTGCTTCTCCATTTCGGCGAGGGGCATTCCCGCCGCATACAGCCCCCCTACTAGCGCGCCCATGCTTGCGCCGGAGAGCGCCCTGATCGGGATGCCCTCGCGCTCCAGGACCTTCAACACACCGATGTGAGCAAGCCCTCTCGCCGCACCGGAGCCGAGCGCAAGCCCGACGCCGCGCCTGAGCCTGCACCCGTGGTTCTCACCGACTCCCATTGGCATACCACCTCACAAGCGGGGCTTTCAGCCTCGGACGGTGAAGGACACGAACTCGCCGCGGTAAGCGGACCACCGAACGTCGACGTCGTCCACCCTCGCCCATGGGGGTCCCTCGCGCAAGAGCGCGATGAGGCGCTCCACCCTGCAGAGCTCTCCCTCGATGACGAGCGCAACCGAGCCATCGTGTCGGTTCCTCACCCATCCAAGGAGGCCGAGAGATGTCGCGTGTCTCCTCGCGAACTCCCGAAAGCCGACACCTTGGACTCGGCCGGTTACCGTGATCTCGGCTCTCGTCTTGTCGCTTCCCATGCCGCGGTTCGCGGATTCCACCTCATCCATGGTCTTGACCCTACCCGCTGCCAGGCTCCTCATGGCTGCATTTCCATAATGTTCAAAGCGGAAATTCCCTTCAGGCGCGACTAAAATCTGCGACGCCGGGACACCACTATAACTGCCGACGGTCCCACGGCTAACGCGAGGGGATTATGGCACAAGCCATATTCTGAAGGAGAGCGCCATTTCTCACCTGTTGTGAACTTGCCTCTCCCACCTCAACTTGGCCGTCACCGTCGGCCTCGCGCTGCAGAGAAGGCTCGTGAAGACAACGGCACGACCAGTGGGACGAGAGCCGCCCGGCGTTCCTGCCAGGCGGCTCTCGGCGTATCTCTGCTGACACGTCGGTTGCAGACCGCGGAGCGCCGTCGGTACAAAGACTGGTCGGAGCGGCGAGACTTGAACTCGCGACCTCCTGAACCCCATTCAGGCGCGCTAGCCAAACTGCGCCACGCCCCGACCCAAATCCGGCTGGCCCGCTTCTCTTGCGGTCCAACTGGATTATAGCAGATCGCCGGCGTGGCCGCAACCCCGAGTTTGCGTCCGCAGCTCGGTGCCGCCTTTCGACCTCCAAGAGAGCCCTGCAGCCGCAATTCACTTGGCGACTGCGTCTTTGAGGGTCTTGCCTGCCTTGAAGACCGGCACCGTACGCGCGGCGATCCGAATGGTGCCCCCCGTTCTCGGATCCCTGCCGGCCCTGGCTGCTCTCCTTCTCGTCTCGAAGCTGCCAAAGCCTACTACTGATACCTTATCCCCTGCGGCCAGGGCTTCCGAGATGGACTCAAATACCGCATCGACGACTCGCGCTGAATCCTTCTTGGTGAAACCGGTCTTGGCTGCGACCTTGTCAACCAGTTCCGTCTTCGTCATTCCGGAAACCTCCTTTCGCAGGTATGTTGCCCACTTCAAGCAGGATTTATAAAGGGCGGGCCGCCAAGTGCGGCCCGCCTCGGGGATTCTCCGTCTTTCCCTTGCGTTCTTCCAGACGATGCTAAGCGCTATAATATGATGCAGATGAGCCCGCCACTGCCCTCATTGACGATCTTCTGAAGAGTCTCCTGAAGTTTCTGTTGCGCGTTCTCCGGCATTCTATAGAGCTTGCTCTCGATGCCCTCTTTCACCAGCTCGTGCAGGGACTTCCCCAGGAAGTCCGTGTTCCAAATGCGATCGGGGTCCTTCTCGAACTCCTCCGATAGTCGCCTGACCAGCTCCTCCCCTTGCCTTTCCGTCCCCACGTTCGTCGTGACCTCTGTCTCGATGTTCGCCCTGATCATATGGATGGACGGGGCCGACGCCTTGAGCCTCACGCCGAACCGGCTGCCCTGCCTGATGAGCTCCGGCTCCTCGAACGTGAGCTCATCGAGGAGCGGCATCACTATGCCGTACCCAAGCTCACGCGCGTCTCGCAAGCCATCGGCTATCTTGTCGTACTCCCTCTTTGCCGTGGATAGCTCCTTCATAAGCCGCAGGAGATGGTGATCGCTCTCTACCTCGAGACCGCTCACTTCCTGGAGTACCTGGAAGAACAGGCTCCTCGGCGCGTCCAGGTCGATGACCACTGAGCCTGTGCCCAATTCCATCTTCGTGAGATCCGCCGAGGATACGAACTCCTCTCCGGACAGCCTGTTCACGACGGTGTGGATATCGCGTATCCTCTTGACTTCCTTCACCGTCGTGACGACGGCTTCCTGGAACCTCTGCCTTGCCCAGTGATCCTCTGCAAGCTCACCCAGCCAGACAGGCAGCCGCACGCTCACCTCGCGAACAGGGAACTCGTAGAGCACTTCGCGCAAGACACCCTTGACGTCCTCCACG from Bacillota bacterium includes:
- a CDS encoding patatin-like phospholipase family protein — encoded protein: MGVGENHGCRLRRGVGLALGSGAARGLAHIGVLKVLEREGIPIRALSGASMGALVGGLYAAGMPLAEMEKHALAVTKRSVLAWIDPIPPRQGFIVGKRIQDLLRSFIGNVRFSELKIPLAVVAADVLTGEETILRDGDVVDAIRASISIPVVFVPVQLGGRMLVDGGVVNPVPVDQIRVLDRSAVAVAVSVLPKLERKHVEKPRTADIVLNTLDIMQMRLFEFRRGEAEVVIEPDVSFATGIEFWEARELIARGEQAAIEALPSIRKALGRWPR
- a CDS encoding acylphosphatase, whose amino-acid sequence is MGSDKTRAEITVTGRVQGVGFREFARRHATSLGLLGWVRNRHDGSVALVIEGELCRVERLIALLREGPPWARVDDVDVRWSAYRGEFVSFTVRG
- a CDS encoding HU family DNA-binding protein, with protein sequence MTKTELVDKVAAKTGFTKKDSARVVDAVFESISEALAAGDKVSVVGFGSFETRRRAARAGRDPRTGGTIRIAARTVPVFKAGKTLKDAVAK
- the spoIVA gene encoding stage IV sporulation protein A, which codes for METFDIFQDIATRTGGDIYIGVVGPVRTGKSTFIKRFMDLLVLPNISDMYDKQRSVDELPQSGGGRTIMTTEPKFVPSEAVEVELEDNVKVRVRLVDCVGYTVRGALGYEDEAGPRMVVTPWFDYEIPFEDAAEFGTRKVIADHSTIGLVVLTDGSITEIPRENYAQAEERVIAELRQLRKPFVAILNSVAPWSREAKDLATDLSQKYQVPVIPLDCMRMDVEDVKGVLREVLYEFPVREVSVRLPVWLGELAEDHWARQRFQEAVVTTVKEVKRIRDIHTVVNRLSGEEFVSSADLTKMELGTGSVVIDLDAPRSLFFQVLQEVSGLEVESDHHLLRLMKELSTAKREYDKIADGLRDARELGYGIVMPLLDELTFEEPELIRQGSRFGVRLKASAPSIHMIRANIETEVTTNVGTERQGEELVRRLSEEFEKDPDRIWNTDFLGKSLHELVKEGIESKLYRMPENAQQKLQETLQKIVNEGSGGLICIIL